One genomic window of Cellulophaga sp. Hel_I_12 includes the following:
- a CDS encoding restriction endonuclease subunit S translates to MTQKIDLNNLDKSTWEIFNFEDIAQKISETVNPNKTDLETYVGLEHLDADDIHIRRFGTPNDVKGGKLRCYPGDVIFGKRRAYQRKAAIVDFDGICSAHAFVFRANPEIIDPKLFPFFLHSDQFMHRMVDISVGGLSPTINWGDLKQQEFLLPPKDQQAKFAELLWAMDDVIESEKEFVDKLRITLSSEIKSLFEKSKNKIQIKHLILKNRPKKSEVGIIPYIEIGDINLANKTIEFKDKESVKGSVIASKNSVLVSKVRPNRGAITILNEEQVVSNGFSILLPDCTKVAPNYLFHCLAWNQYFLSLMSRLATGSTYPTISDDDVLNYFIPSFILDAQEELAFKYDKIYNSIIELESKISSSKALQKSLINQVF, encoded by the coding sequence ATGACACAAAAAATAGATTTAAATAATTTAGATAAGTCTACTTGGGAAATTTTTAATTTTGAAGACATTGCTCAAAAAATTTCAGAAACCGTCAACCCCAACAAAACAGATTTAGAAACTTATGTTGGTTTAGAGCACCTTGATGCCGATGATATTCATATTAGAAGATTTGGAACACCAAACGATGTTAAAGGCGGAAAGTTAAGATGTTATCCAGGAGATGTTATTTTTGGAAAACGTCGTGCTTATCAGCGTAAAGCAGCTATTGTAGATTTTGATGGTATTTGTTCTGCACATGCTTTTGTGTTTAGAGCAAATCCTGAAATTATAGATCCAAAACTATTTCCGTTCTTTTTACATTCAGACCAATTTATGCACCGCATGGTAGATATTTCAGTAGGTGGATTGTCACCAACCATAAATTGGGGTGATTTAAAACAGCAAGAATTTCTGCTACCACCAAAAGACCAACAAGCTAAATTTGCTGAATTACTTTGGGCTATGGATGACGTGATTGAGAGTGAGAAGGAATTTGTCGATAAATTACGAATTACTTTATCAAGTGAGATTAAATCATTATTTGAAAAGTCGAAAAATAAAATTCAGATTAAACATTTAATTTTAAAAAATAGACCTAAAAAAAGTGAGGTAGGTATTATACCCTATATTGAAATTGGCGATATAAATTTGGCAAACAAAACTATTGAATTTAAAGATAAAGAATCTGTAAAAGGTTCTGTAATTGCTAGTAAAAATTCAGTTTTAGTATCTAAAGTTAGACCTAATAGAGGTGCAATAACTATATTAAATGAAGAGCAAGTAGTCTCTAATGGATTTTCAATTTTGTTACCCGATTGCACAAAAGTGGCCCCCAATTATTTATTTCATTGTCTTGCTTGGAATCAATATTTTTTGAGTTTGATGTCAAGGCTTGCTACTGGTTCAACATATCCAACTATATCAGATGACGATGTTTTAAATTATTTTATTCCTTCCTTTATTTTAGATGCACAGGAAGAACTTGCTTTTAAATATGATAAAATATATAATTCAATAATAGAATTAGAATCCAAAATCTCAAGTTCCAAAGCCTTACAAAAGAGTTTAATTAATCAGGTGTTTTAG